AATACGCTAGCCCCCGCGCGAGCCGGTACGGGCCCTGCGCCATTCCCGCACATGAGCGGTCAATGAAGTGTGTGTATGGATTCGTGTCGGCCTGCCCGAGCAGGTACACGACATCGCGCGCGACATAATGCGCTTCGAGGTTGCGCACATCCTGCGACGCCACGTAGGGTGGTGCAGACTTCAGGCCGTACTTCCATTGCGTCGCACGCGGGCACGTGCCGTCAGCAATTGCCTGCGCGTTCGGCCGCTCATCGTCGAAATACAAATAGCTCGATGGATTCGCAACCACGTAACGCACCACGATGCCAGCACGCGCGAGTGCATCGCCTTCGCGCCCCGTCACGGCGTAACGCTGCAACAACTGCGCACCGGCCGAGTGTCCCATCATGACGACTGTCGACAACGACGGATACAAGCGACGGTCGGCGAAATGTGCAAGCAACGCGTCGAGTGCCTCGAACGAGCTGATCGGCCCCGGCTTACGTGCAGGCTCCCCGCCCTTCCATCCTTCCTGCGACCACGCTAGCGTCGATGGCGGCAACGAAAACGCCCGTGTATCAGCGGACGTCAGAAACTGCGGCGCAACGACCATCGTGTCCTTACGGGCCTCAGCGGACTTCTCGACAACCTGTAGCCCTGAAGCGTAATAGACATCGGCATTGCGCAATGTACCGTGCATCACGATGAACACACGCGTCACGTCAGGTACCGGCTGATTCAGCGGATGGTCCGCGTAGACAGGCAGCAAAGCGCTGCCGTGCGGTGTGTCGACGGCAATGCGCTGATCGGCAACCGCTTTGACCGGCGCTTCAAAACGGGCCCGCTCGTCTGACGTGGCTGCCTGAACCGAATGGGCGCAGCTCAACACACCGATCAGAACGCTGGCCCCGCTCGCCCTCATGAACGGAACGGAGCGCTTCAATACGCTACGGATCGACGTCGTCAACGACGAACGAAATGGTGCGAAGGCAACAGTAATGGGCGGCATGATGGCAGTGGATAACATCACATGAATACATTCATCGATCGGGCGGGTCACCACGAAACGCCTCTCGTTGATCTTGTAGCGAATGTCCGTCTGCAGAGTATCGCGCACTCGAAGTCGGATCAAAATGACAGATTCGGACAAGCCCCACCCTTTCGGTCGACATCGAAGCATCCGTGCTTGCGATAATCGAGATGGCTCCCCGCCACTCGTTCGACGCATAAAACATGCCGGTCATCTTCTTCAAAAGGCGATCCGCTCTCAGTCGCCTGCTCCGCTTTCTGTATCCGAAAAATCGCCGACGAACCAAGGCCGTACGGGACTTCGACCGCAAGACAGCCTACTACGATCCCAAGCCATTTCGTCGCCGCCGATAGCCCTGATGGCACAAGATTCAATCACTGCACCGTCCGGCTATGTCCTGCAAGCTTCGGCACCATCTGCGCATACACCGCCGGGTTGCCAGCGACGATTTCGCCGAGGCGCAGGAAATCGCCGCCGCCCGCGTAGTCGCCCACACGGCCACCGGCCTCAGTAATCAGCAGACTCCCGGCGGCCATGTCCCATGCGTTCACGCCCTGCTCGAAGAAGCCGTCGAGCCGTCCGGCGGCGACGTTCGCGAGATCCAGCGCGCATGCCCCCGGGCGTCGCAACCCAGCACACGCACCGCTCATCTCGACGAACAGCCGTGTGTAACGCTCTACGTCGTCCGTATCCCTGAACGGGAAGCCGGTGCCGATCAACCCATCGGCCAGTTGGTCTCGCGCCCCCACCCGAATCGGGCGCTCGTTCAGAAACGCCCCGCCGCCACGCGTCGCGGTGAACAGCTCGTTCGCGTTCGGGTCGTAGACCACCGCCTGAACCACCTCGCCCCGATACGCCAGCGCAATCGACACGCAGTAATACGGGAACCCATGGATAA
This window of the Pandoraea sputorum genome carries:
- a CDS encoding alpha/beta fold hydrolase, encoding MRASGASVLIGVLSCAHSVQAATSDERARFEAPVKAVADQRIAVDTPHGSALLPVYADHPLNQPVPDVTRVFIVMHGTLRNADVYYASGLQVVEKSAEARKDTMVVAPQFLTSADTRAFSLPPSTLAWSQEGWKGGEPARKPGPISSFEALDALLAHFADRRLYPSLSTVVMMGHSAGAQLLQRYAVTGREGDALARAGIVVRYVVANPSSYLYFDDERPNAQAIADGTCPRATQWKYGLKSAPPYVASQDVRNLEAHYVARDVVYLLGQADTNPYTHFIDRSCAGMAQGPYRLARGLAYFAYLKKRHPEGLAQQVVEVPGVGHDGLGMFTSACGLAVLFGRALPTSCPVISGTATPAPGAAQ
- a CDS encoding inositol monophosphatase family protein, which produces MHPMLNVAIHAALGAAQIIHRASGDLSRLTVSKKQHNDFVTEVDRASEAAIIDMLRRAYPDHAILAEESGREVSGSDFEWIIDPLDGTTNFIHGFPYYCVSIALAYRGEVVQAVVYDPNANELFTATRGGGAFLNERPIRVGARDQLADGLIGTGFPFRDTDDVERYTRLFVEMSGACAGLRRPGACALDLANVAAGRLDGFFEQGVNAWDMAAGSLLITEAGGRVGDYAGGGDFLRLGEIVAGNPAVYAQMVPKLAGHSRTVQ